One genomic window of Cydia fagiglandana chromosome 20, ilCydFagi1.1, whole genome shotgun sequence includes the following:
- the LOC134674825 gene encoding gastric triacylglycerol lipase-like, translating into MKSAIILLIVIIQLTHSASEPDAKSLLSVIADLTLSEDGKLNFTQLVTKYGHIAEQYEVTTEDGYLLKLFHIPGKRSSVLLTHGLAADADPYVIRGHGSLGIALADKEYDVWLLNNRGTKFSRRHTELNPDKDKKFWDFSFHEMGYYDLAATIDFVLDQTGEEKILAIGHSQGASQFFALTSLRPEYNEKVKLFLALAPGAYFFNMPTLFQIIATAGPILLELGKTLGIEELCKDRGALLTLIKTICTKGIISYEVCVKGAIFPFMGHNPAGFELSFLRTLFGHTPSGFSRKCLEHYDQLYFSEKFSQFDYGVKGNLVKYGRSYPPDYALSKITTDVAVMAGKLDTLSLVHNAKVLKKKLPNVVHFEVIEATTHTDFILSGEASKYLFPSIFRLLQKYD; encoded by the coding sequence ATGAAGTCCGCCATTATCTTGCTAATAGTGATTATACAGTTAACACACTCTGCTTCCGAACCTGATGCTAAGTCACTTTTGTCAGTGATTGCAGATCTCACACTCTCTGAAGACGGAAAACTTAACTTTACACAACTAGTGACTAAATATGGACACATTGCCGAACAATACGAAGTTACGACTGAAGATGGATACCTCCTCAAGTTATTTCACATCCCTGGAAAAAGATCTTCAGTACTTTTAACCCATGGACTCGCAGCTGATGCAGATCCTTACGTCATCAGAGGTCATGGCTCATTAGGCATTGCTCTTGCGGATAAAGAATACGACGTATGGCTCCTCAACAATAGAGGTACGAAGTTCAGCAGACGTCACACTGAACTGAATCCTGACAAGGACAAGAAATTCTGGGATTTCAGTTTCCACGAGATGGGCTACTACGACCTCGCCGCTACCATAGATTTTGTTCTCGATCAAACCGGCGAGGAGAAAATTTTGGCTATCGGGCATTCTCAAGGAGCGTCACAATTTTTCGCACTAACGTCATTGAGACCAGAATACAATGAGAAGGTAAAATTGTTTCTTGCATTAGCACCTGGTGCATACTTCTTTAATATGCCGACTCTGTTCCAAATAATCGCTACTGCTGGTCCTATACTCTTAGAGCTTGGAAAAACGCTTGGAATTGAGGAACTTTGTAAGGATCGCGGTGCACTTCTCACCCTGATTAAAACAATTTGTACTAAAGGTATTATCAGCTACGAAGTGTGCGTCAAAGGTGCAATTTTTCCTTTCATGGGGCATAACCCAGCAGGCTTCGAGTTAAGCTTCTTAAGAACCTTATTTGGTCACACTCCCAGCGGGTTCTCAAGAAAATGCTTAGAGCATTACGATCAGCTTTATTTTAGTGAGAAATTTTCCCAGTTTGACTATGGTGTTAAAGGAAATTTGGTTAAATATGGGCGTTCGTATCCACCAGATTATGCTTTAAGCAAAATAACAACAGATGTTGCCGTGATGGCTGGAAAGCTTGATACACTTTCATTGGTACATAATGCAAaagtattaaaaaagaaattgcCGAATGTAGTACATTTTGAGGTAATTGAAGCCACGACACACACTGATTTCATTCTAAGTGGGGAAGCATCTAAATATCTATTTCCATCTATCTTTAGGCTTCTACAGAAATATGATTAG
- the LOC134674734 gene encoding lysosomal acid lipase/cholesteryl ester hydrolase-like: MSPYKTYGRIRRLHSKRKSQIMKTAIFLIAAIIQLSYCASESDINLLLSEITDLTLSEDGKLNFIQLVTKYGHTAEQYEVATEDGYLLKVFHIPGNISSVLLTHGLGGDADLYVIRGHGSLGIALADKGYDVWLLNNRGTKFSRRHSELDPDKDKKFWDFSFDKMGYYDLAATIDFVLNQTGEEKILAIGHSQGASQFFALTSLRPEYNEKVKLFLALAPGVYFFNMPTLFKVIAGAGPLLLQLLETLGIEELCKDRGALLTLIQTICTKGIISYEVCVKGVIFPFFGYNPEGFELSFLRTLFGHAPSGFSRKCLKHFDQLYLRKKFSQFDYGVLENLSKYGSLNPPDYDLSKVTANVALMAGKNDTLILVNNLKLLQENLPNVVHLEVIAETNHIDFVLSGEAVKYIFPSIFSLLQNYD, translated from the coding sequence ATGTCACCGTATAAAACATACGGCAGAATCAGACGGTTACATTCTAAAAGAAAGTCTCAAATCATGAAGACGGCAATTTTCTTGATAGCAGCGATTATACAGTTATCATACTGTGCATCCGAGTCCGATATTAACTTACTTTTGTCAGAGATTACTGATCTCACACTCTCTGAAGACGGAAAACTTAACTTTATACAACTAGTGACTAAATATGGACATACTGCCGAACAATACGAAGTTGCCACTGAAGACGGATACCTTCTCAAGGTTTTTCACATCCCTGGGAATATATCTTCAGTTCTTTTGACCCATGGACTCGGAGGTGATGCAGATCTTTACGTCATCAGAGGACATGGCTCATTAGGCATTGCTCTTGCGGATAAAGGATACGACGTATGGCTCCTCAACAATAGAGGTACGAAGTTCAGCAGACGTCACAGTGAACTGGACCCTGACAAGGACAAGAAATTCTGGGATTTCAGTTTTGACAAGATGGGCTACTACGACCTCGCCGCTACAATAGATTTTGTTCTCAATCAAACCGGCGAGGAGAAGATTTTGGCTATCGGGCATTCTCAAGGAGCATCACAATTTTTCGCCCTCACGTCACTGAGACCAGAATACAATGAGAAGGTAAAATTGTTTCTTGCATTAGCACCTGGTGTATACTTCTTTAATATGCCGACTCTGTTCAAAGTAATCGCTGGCGCTGGTCCCTTACTCTTACAACTTCTTGAAACGCTTGGAATTGAGGAACTATGTAAGGATCGCGGTGCGCTTCTCACCCTGATTCAAACAATTTGTACTAAAGGTATTATCAGCTACGAAGTGTGCGTCAAAGGTGTAATTTTTCCTTTCTTCGGGTATAATCCAGAAGGCTTCGAGTTAAGCTTCTTACGAACATTATTTGGTCACGCTCCCAGTGGGTTCTCAAGAAAATGTTTAAAGCATTTCGATCAGCTTTATTTGCGTAAGAAATTTAGCCAGTTTGACTATGGCGTTCTTGAAAATTTGAGTAAATACGGGTCTTTAAATCCACCAGATTATGACTTGAGCAAAGTAACAGCAAATGTAGCCCTGATGGCTGGAAAGAATGATACACTTATTCTAGTAAATAATCTGAAATTATTGCAAGAGAATTTGCCGAATGTGGTACATTTGGAGGTGATTGCAGAAACAAATCACATCGATTTCGTTCTAAGTGGAGAAGCGGTTAAATATATATTTCCATCTATCTTTAGCCTTCTTCAGAATTATGATTAG
- the LOC134674801 gene encoding luciferin 4-monooxygenase-like: MYPSRRVNDSVHWFMGELTSRVVAESGKPSDIHHLGKILLQSLNDDPDFVLQLDGATGVSETNGSVLERTVRCAIALKSLGLRRGDVITLMAPNHIDLAIPFYAALYLGVIVSPIDMTLGVNELQGNFKVSRPKLVFCQSDRAQDVQQAVKKIELDTFIVTFDKGGSCSFIEFLEKYGGQSSVEKFKPTDFDPEDTIAILIATSGTTGLPKSAAATHKNLAVTGPYLWTRYTKFPTPIKMALIASPLQWLTAQVMILMSPVMRFTRLQSSQSLTQQHTYDLINTYKPTFAIFSPMFMTTLLTPEVEQCDFSCIETIMTGGAKVSAELVREVKKVTPNTEVLIAYGISEITTIVFVNDATTDRDPTLGTVGKPMGCWQYRLIDVHTQEDISDANKNGELWLKGPGIVKGYYKNPEATAEAFTKDGWFKTGDLVYRDENYNFFYVERIKMLLKYMNHQISPLELEATICQHPGVLHVAVTSIPDKRGDLPVACVVRRPGHDVSAEEIKQLVKEKLSDSKQLRGGVIFLDTIPQTATTKIHRRKLKEIALKMTADREITNHSLSH; encoded by the exons ATGTATCCGTCAAGAAGAGTGAACGACTCCGTGCACTGGTTCATGGGCGAGCTAACGTCCAGGGTGGTCGCGGAGTCGGGGAAACCTTCCGACATACACCATCTCGGGAAAATCCTTTTGCAAAGCCTGAATGATGACCCGGATTTCGTTTTGCag TTAGACGGTGCGACCGGCGTATCAGAAACCAATGGTTCAGTCCTCGAGAGGACAGTTCGCTGCGCCATCGCCCTCAAGAGCCTAGGTCTTCGGCGCGGTGACGTCATCACCCTCATGGCTCCGAACCACATCGACCTGGCCATACCGTTCTACGCGGCGCTCTACCTGGGAGTCATTGTGTCTCCTATTGACATGACCTTGGGTGTTA ACGAACTCCAAGGCAACTTTAAAGTATCCAGACCTAAACTGGTGTTCTGCCAGAGTGACCGGGCCCAAGATGTGCAGCAAGCTGTAAAAAAAATCGAGTTGGATACATTTATAGTCACCTTCGATAAAGGTGGTTCTTGCAGTTTCATCGAATTTTTGGAGAAATATGGAGGTCAAAGTTCTGTTGAAAAGTTCAA GCCAACGGACTTCGATCCTGAAGATACGATCGCTATCCTGATCGCTACCAGCGGGACCACCGGATTACCCAAAAGTGCTGCAGCAACTCATAAGAATCTCGCTGTCACGGGACCGTACCTATG GACTCGGTACACCAAGTTCCCAACTCCAATTAAGATGGCATTGATAGCATCTCCATTGCAATGGTTGACGGCGCAAGTGATGATTCTCATGTCTCCTGTAATGCGTTTTACCAGGCTGCAATCGTCCCAATCTTTGACGCAGCAACACACATATGATCTTATCAACACTTATAAG CCAACCTTTGCTATATTTAGTCCAATGTTTATGACCACGTTGCTGACACCAGAAGTAGAACAGTGCGATTTCAGCTGTATTGAGACCATCATGACGGGAGGAGCGAAAGTGTCAGCGGAGCTCGTCAGAGAGGTTAAG AAAGTAACACCAAACACAGAAGTGTTGATCGCGTATGGAATCAGCGAGATAACAACAATAGTGTTTGTAAACGACGCGACGACTGACAGAGATCCTACCCTTGGCACCGTTGGAAAACCCATGGGGTGCTGGCAGTACAGA TTGATAGATGTCCATACCCAAGAAGACATAAGCGATGCCAACAAAAATGGAGAATTATGGCTGAAAGGTCCTGGAATTGTTAAAGGCTACTATAAAAACCCAGAGGCAACGGCAGAGGCGTTCACCAAAGATGGTTGGTTCAAGACAGGCGATTTGGTATACAGGGATGAAAACTACAACTTCTTCTATGTAGAACGAATTAAAATGCTGCTGAAGTATATGAACCATCAG ATCTCGCCACTAGAACTGGAGGCTACCATCTGTCAACACCCGGGGGTATTGCACGTGGCCGTGACCAGTATACCGGACAAGCGCGGGGACTTACCGGTCGCTTGCGTGGTGCGGCGGCCCGGGCATGACGTCAGTGCCGAGGAGATCAAACAGTTGGTCAAAG AAAAGTTATCGGACTCGAAACAGCTAAGGGGAGGCGTGATATTCTTGGACACGATTCCACAAACAGCAACCACAAAAATTCACCGAAGAAAACTCAAGGAGATTGCCTTGAAAATGACGGCGGATCGAGAAATAACAAACCATTCTCTTTCGCATTAG